One region of Thiomonas intermedia genomic DNA includes:
- a CDS encoding CNP1-like family protein, translating into MMFSRSAPVRAALLACLWPALVLAPCAHAQSTSDEGWFGAKTTTAEAPVTFPRAPQDLVHVHITASGSLQFYVDRGSVSVEPGQTVRYTLVGKTPDGPSNITYEGINCAKRQWKLYALWNDASKQWVAAAGSDWQPIPENGAARVHSTLFRDDFCRNQSVRGPAADLVRRIELGLHAPSD; encoded by the coding sequence ATGATGTTTTCCCGATCGGCGCCTGTGCGCGCCGCACTGCTGGCCTGTCTGTGGCCCGCACTCGTCCTGGCGCCCTGCGCCCACGCGCAGTCCACCAGCGACGAAGGCTGGTTCGGCGCCAAAACGACGACAGCCGAAGCCCCAGTGACCTTTCCCCGCGCACCCCAAGACCTCGTGCACGTGCACATCACCGCGAGTGGGTCGCTTCAGTTTTATGTCGATCGGGGGTCGGTCTCGGTAGAACCCGGACAGACCGTGCGCTACACCCTGGTCGGAAAAACGCCTGACGGTCCGAGCAACATCACCTACGAGGGCATCAATTGCGCCAAGCGGCAGTGGAAACTCTATGCCCTCTGGAACGACGCCAGCAAGCAGTGGGTGGCGGCAGCCGGAAGTGACTGGCAGCCCATTCCCGAAAACGGCGCCGCTCGTGTGCACTCCACGCTGTTCCGCGATGATTTCTGCCGCAACCAGTCGGTCCGAGGCCCTGCGGCCGACCTGGTGCGCCGCATCGAACTGGGGCTGCACGCCCCTTCGGATTGA
- a CDS encoding RNA pyrophosphohydrolase → MLDREGYRPNVGIILLNARNQVFWGKRVRAHSWQFPQGGINPGETPEQAMYRELHEEVGLNPCHVRIIARTRHWLRYDVPSHFVRRDSRGIYKGQKQIWYLLRLTGRDCDVCLRATEHPEFDAWRWNEYWIPLDSVIEFKREVYQMALTELAHFLPKAEPRTRFLRANLRHRHEGPGTVAEPGATSSHLTNPDPA, encoded by the coding sequence ATGTTGGATCGCGAAGGCTACCGTCCCAACGTGGGCATCATCCTGCTCAACGCCAGAAATCAGGTGTTCTGGGGCAAGCGCGTCCGGGCGCATTCCTGGCAGTTTCCCCAGGGTGGCATCAACCCGGGCGAAACGCCCGAACAGGCGATGTACCGTGAGTTGCACGAAGAGGTCGGCCTCAACCCTTGTCATGTCCGCATCATCGCCCGTACCCGGCACTGGCTGCGCTACGACGTGCCCAGTCACTTCGTTCGCCGCGACAGCCGCGGCATCTACAAGGGCCAGAAGCAGATCTGGTATCTGCTGCGCCTGACGGGACGCGATTGTGATGTCTGCCTGCGCGCCACCGAGCACCCCGAATTCGACGCCTGGCGCTGGAACGAATACTGGATCCCGCTCGACAGCGTGATCGAGTTCAAACGCGAGGTCTATCAGATGGCGCTTACCGAGCTGGCGCACTTCCTGCCCAAAGCCGAACCTCGTACGCGATTCCTGCGCGCCAATCTGCGCCATCGGCACGAAGGGCCGGGGACGGTTGCCGAGCCTGGCGCTACGTCCTCCCATCTCACCAACCCGGATCCCGCATGA
- a CDS encoding proline--tRNA ligase, which produces MKISRFFISTQKDDPADADVRSQALMLRAGMIKKHAAGLYSYLPLGLRSIRKVEAIVREEMNRAGAIELLMPVVQPAELWQETGRLDKFGPELLRIKDRHDRDFVVQPTSEEVVTDLVRSEVRSWRQLPLNFYHIQTKFRDERRPRFGVMRAREFTMKDAYSFDRDFESAQASYRAMFDAYVRIFQRFGFEFRAVAADSGAIGGSLSHEFHVIADTGEDAIAYCEGSDFAANIEKAEALSLIATRAEPSQALQKTPTPGAAKCEDVAALLGIALQQTIKSVVLAVDAEKAGQPATVVLLLVRGDHAVNEVKVGKLAGLSNTRMATEAEIVATFGTPPGYLGPLGTRLPVRVIADRTVAQMHDFVVGANAEDFHYTGVNWGRDLPEPEVADIRNVLAGDPSPDGQGTLSICRGIEVGHVFYLGTKYSAAMGATFLDDKGKSQTLEMGCYGIGITRILGACIEQNHDAKGMIWPDAIAPFTAVICPIGYDRSEAVRQAADALYDELLGAGVDVALDDRGERPGVMLGDWELIGVPHRLVVSDRGIAAGTVEYQHRRDAAPTVLPLAEASAQLQSRLKH; this is translated from the coding sequence ATGAAAATTTCCCGATTTTTCATCTCCACTCAGAAAGACGATCCGGCTGATGCCGATGTTCGCAGCCAGGCGCTGATGCTGCGCGCAGGCATGATCAAGAAGCACGCCGCCGGGCTTTACAGCTATCTGCCGCTGGGCTTGCGCAGCATCCGCAAGGTCGAGGCCATCGTGCGCGAGGAAATGAATCGCGCGGGTGCGATCGAGTTGCTCATGCCCGTCGTGCAGCCCGCCGAACTCTGGCAGGAGACGGGCCGCCTGGACAAGTTCGGGCCCGAGCTGCTGCGCATCAAAGACCGCCACGACCGCGACTTCGTGGTCCAGCCGACGTCCGAGGAGGTCGTGACCGACCTGGTGCGCAGCGAGGTGCGGAGCTGGCGTCAGCTGCCGCTCAACTTCTATCACATCCAGACCAAGTTCCGCGACGAACGACGTCCGCGATTTGGCGTGATGCGGGCCCGCGAGTTCACCATGAAGGATGCCTATTCCTTCGATCGCGATTTCGAGTCGGCGCAGGCCAGCTACCGAGCGATGTTCGATGCCTATGTGCGGATCTTCCAGCGCTTTGGCTTCGAGTTCCGTGCCGTTGCGGCGGATTCCGGCGCCATCGGCGGATCGCTCAGCCATGAATTCCACGTCATTGCCGACACCGGAGAAGACGCCATCGCCTACTGTGAGGGTTCGGACTTTGCCGCCAACATCGAGAAGGCCGAAGCGCTTTCCCTGATCGCCACGCGCGCAGAGCCCTCACAAGCCCTGCAGAAGACGCCCACGCCGGGCGCGGCGAAATGCGAGGACGTGGCGGCCCTGTTGGGCATCGCACTGCAGCAGACGATCAAATCGGTCGTGCTTGCGGTCGACGCCGAGAAGGCCGGACAGCCGGCCACGGTGGTGCTGCTGCTGGTGCGTGGCGATCATGCGGTGAACGAGGTCAAGGTGGGCAAGCTTGCCGGCCTGTCCAACACTCGCATGGCGACCGAGGCCGAGATTGTGGCCACCTTCGGCACGCCCCCGGGCTATCTGGGGCCGCTGGGCACCCGCCTTCCCGTTCGCGTGATTGCCGACCGCACGGTGGCCCAGATGCACGACTTCGTCGTCGGCGCGAACGCCGAGGACTTCCACTACACCGGCGTCAATTGGGGGCGCGACCTTCCCGAGCCCGAGGTGGCGGACATCCGCAACGTGCTGGCGGGCGACCCCAGCCCGGATGGCCAGGGCACGCTCTCGATCTGCCGTGGCATCGAAGTGGGCCATGTGTTCTATCTGGGCACCAAGTATTCGGCCGCGATGGGCGCGACCTTCCTGGACGACAAGGGCAAATCGCAAACGCTGGAAATGGGGTGCTACGGCATCGGCATCACCCGCATTCTCGGGGCCTGCATCGAGCAGAACCATGACGCCAAGGGCATGATCTGGCCGGATGCGATCGCGCCGTTCACCGCCGTGATCTGTCCCATCGGCTATGACCGCAGCGAGGCCGTTCGCCAAGCGGCCGACGCGCTCTACGACGAGCTTCTGGGGGCCGGTGTGGATGTGGCGCTGGACGACCGCGGCGAGCGCCCGGGCGTGATGCTCGGCGATTGGGAGCTGATTGGCGTGCCGCATCGATTGGTGGTTTCCGATCGCGGCATCGCCGCGGGCACGGTGGAATACCAGCATCGCCGCGATGCCGCGCCTACCGTGCTGCCACTGGCCGAGGCGTCTGCGCAAC